One Flavobacterium sp. 90 DNA segment encodes these proteins:
- a CDS encoding cytochrome c peroxidase, translating into MKLKKIIIPLLFLLSLTAYKSIDQPDYIDVQELRKLYSSGDPSTWPTAELDKNVDKSTFRDIGVLPAVPYPDYNPYSKEKESLGKILFFDPRLSTSGQIACASCHNPELGWTDNLTRSFGHDRQTGKRNSMTILNSAYATSLFWDGRAKSLEDQAQFPIGDPLEMNEKLTIAVDKIAKIKGYNALFEAAFGNKKVSLERIQYAIATFERSINSPKSKFDQFVSGKSDAYTDSQVKGLHLFRTKAQCINCHNTPYFSDNQFHNDGQTLFGTKNEDFGRYNVIKNKADIGKFRTPTLREVVNTKPWMHHGHFPSLLDVVELYNLGNPSPVQKKYLGTERDSLIPKVDPMLKKLDLNKEEISDLLAFIETLSTPTRRIIIPTLPK; encoded by the coding sequence ATGAAATTGAAAAAAATAATAATCCCTCTTTTATTCCTATTAAGTTTAACGGCTTACAAAAGCATTGATCAACCTGATTATATCGATGTTCAGGAATTGCGAAAATTATATTCCAGCGGAGATCCGTCAACTTGGCCAACAGCTGAATTGGATAAAAATGTAGATAAAAGTACATTCCGTGATATTGGAGTACTTCCTGCTGTGCCTTATCCTGATTATAATCCGTATTCGAAGGAAAAAGAAAGTCTGGGTAAAATATTGTTTTTTGATCCGAGGTTATCGACAAGCGGACAAATTGCGTGCGCTTCCTGTCATAATCCAGAATTGGGCTGGACAGATAATTTAACGCGTTCTTTTGGTCATGATCGCCAAACGGGAAAACGAAATTCGATGACGATTTTAAATTCGGCGTATGCCACATCTTTATTTTGGGACGGACGTGCAAAAAGTTTAGAAGATCAGGCACAATTCCCGATTGGAGATCCTCTTGAAATGAACGAAAAACTGACAATTGCCGTTGATAAAATTGCCAAAATAAAAGGCTATAATGCTCTTTTTGAAGCTGCTTTTGGAAATAAAAAAGTATCATTGGAACGCATACAATATGCCATTGCAACTTTTGAAAGATCTATAAATAGTCCGAAAAGTAAATTTGATCAGTTTGTTAGCGGAAAATCTGATGCTTACACCGATTCACAAGTAAAAGGTTTGCATTTGTTCAGAACCAAAGCGCAATGTATCAATTGTCATAATACGCCATATTTTAGCGACAATCAATTTCATAATGATGGACAAACTTTATTTGGAACAAAAAATGAAGATTTCGGACGTTATAATGTTATCAAGAACAAAGCAGATATTGGAAAATTCAGAACACCAACGCTTCGTGAAGTAGTAAACACAAAACCATGGATGCATCACGGACATTTTCCGTCTTTATTGGATGTTGTTGAATTATACAATTTGGGAAATCCCTCGCCTGTTCAGAAAAAATATTTGGGCACAGAACGCGATTCTTTGATTCCAAAAGTAGATCCAATGCTAAAAAAACTGGATTTAAATAAAGAAGAAATCAGTGATCTTTTGGCTTTTATAGAAACATTGAGTACGCCAACAAGAAGAATCATAATTCCAACATTACCGAAATAA
- a CDS encoding metalloregulator ArsR/SmtB family transcription factor — protein sequence MGATKTEHFTDKQNQIATIAKALGHPARIAIIEYLLKVNECICGDIVNELPLAQPTVSQHLKELKNAGLIKGNIEGNAICYCINEETFDVLKGYFSNIIAVTKNQKCC from the coding sequence ATGGGAGCGACTAAAACAGAACATTTTACAGATAAGCAAAACCAAATCGCAACTATTGCCAAAGCATTAGGACATCCAGCAAGAATTGCCATTATTGAATATCTTTTGAAGGTAAACGAATGTATTTGTGGTGATATTGTAAACGAATTGCCACTTGCGCAACCTACCGTTTCTCAACATCTTAAAGAACTTAAAAACGCCGGACTTATAAAAGGAAATATCGAAGGAAATGCAATTTGTTATTGCATCAACGAAGAAACTTTTGATGTTTTAAAAGGGTATTTTTCGAATATTATAGCGGTAACTAAAAATCAAAAATGTTGCTAA
- a CDS encoding DUF6428 family protein produces the protein MKLSDIKRILPTLENVEFQLENGTFVPEHFHVTEVGMISKNFIDCGGVIRHEKAVNFQLWNADDYEHRLKPTKLLNIITLSEEKLNIEDLEIEVEYQSETIGRYDLEFNGKNFILKSKTTACLAQDACGIPSQKQKISLTQLLTDSGSSCSPDGGCC, from the coding sequence ATGAAACTATCAGATATTAAGCGAATACTTCCAACACTCGAAAACGTAGAATTTCAGTTGGAAAATGGGACTTTTGTTCCCGAACATTTCCATGTTACAGAAGTTGGAATGATCTCAAAAAACTTTATTGATTGTGGCGGCGTAATTCGTCACGAAAAGGCGGTGAACTTTCAGCTTTGGAACGCTGATGATTACGAACATCGCCTAAAACCAACCAAACTTTTGAATATCATAACTCTTTCTGAAGAAAAATTAAACATTGAAGATTTAGAGATTGAAGTCGAATATCAAAGCGAAACAATTGGCAGATATGATTTAGAATTTAATGGCAAAAATTTTATCCTAAAAAGTAAAACTACAGCTTGTTTAGCGCAAGATGCTTGTGGAATTCCTTCGCAAAAGCAAAAAATAAGTTTGACTCAATTGCTTACAGATTCAGGAAGTTCGTGTTCACCTGATGGCGGTTGTTGTTAA